AAATAAGTTCTGTAGTTattatttggaaacaaaaaatTATCATATGGTCGTATTAGGACAGGGCATATTCAGATGTTTTTACCTGCCTAACACTGAGAACATTGAACTCTTAAAGAGGATAAGAGCAAACGCTATTGTGAACCATTCTTACAATTATAGCATCTTCAAAATATGTTGTATGTTTCTCCAGTACACAGGAATTACAGTTCTCTAAACCCCATTGTCATAATTACCAAGAAACTATATAccgagaaaacaacaacaaaaaaacacctcGGGTATAAAAAAAagcaagttaattatttttttaaagaaatatactgAAGCATAAGCTCAAAAGTAACCACCAGTGACACTCCAAAATAAATAGGCAGATTTTGTTATGTAGCTGTTTAATGGCATTTATGTTAGGTGTAGTAAACAGATGGAGATCTTcggtaacattttaaaaacaaaaccacatgGAGAAGTTCACTGAAGAAAACACCAATACAGGTGAAACAAGATCAATCCTTATTATCTGGTATTATTGCCTCAGAGGCCTCTTTGGCAGCTACTTGGGACAGGAATAGTTACAACTGCTTTAACACTGAGAATCAGTATTCAGACATAATTGCAGAGAATAGAAATTTCAAATTTCTGAAGTCAGACTTTATGATCTACATCTGTAAAGTCATAAGTACATTTAATATACTTAATAGAGTGAAGATTACCATCTTTAAGTGTCCTTTCCTACGATCTAGTATAACTTTCTTAAAGGTGACTGAACTTATTTCATACCTTCACAAACTCTAGGTATTCCATATTGGTTCTTTCACCACCAAGTCTCACAGGAATTAATATAATTACAGCTTTGGTATCAGTTTTTTGAGAATCCGTAAAAGAGCACTGTTTATCAATAACATCAGACTTGTAAACTTGAAAGACAGACAAGAATAACCAAGATTAATATAAGTGGAAGTTCATCATCAAACACAAACTGAACAGTATCTATGAAACATATGACCCGCTAATTTTAAGTACAGGATATAACAATAATGTGTTATGGTCATGCTCTACTAAACCCTATACCTTCCCACAGCTGACCAGTGAGCTGTGTGCATTTCCGTATATGCAACGTTTTATTTGTCTGAGGCCAACATGGCATGCAGAGGCTCTGAAACCCAGGAGAGCATTATCAATAACTGCAGGCTTGCAGGACGACAGCTGTACTATCATCGAGTAGACAAACAAGGCACATGTCGTTTGGCTTGCTATAGACCAGGAACATTCCTTGCATAGCTGTGGTACTGTGGGATGGGTCCACCTATGTGTCACATCCAAAGGATGGATTACAGTCCTAGGGTGATTGATAAAATTGGTCCACTGAATCAATCCCCCCTCCATCTGTGCTTGTCGCACTCAGTAGAACATCATGCATCAAAGCAAGTAGCTGAGCTATGGCAAACTGCAGAGATACCTGGGAGCAGAATATTGCACAGCCATGCAGTTACAATATATTGTATCCTCTCTTTATCCAGTGTCCTTGTTATACACTAACAAAGCATTCGTATCCAGGACTGCTTGAAAGCAACAGATGATCAGAACAATTTATGCTGCCATTTATCCAAGAAAAGGATTCTCTCAGTGTTGCTGCTTTATTGCCTGATATATTTGAGTATTCTATGTAAAGtgaccacatacattattaccTCAGGGTGGTAAGAAATAAACATTTTCCATTGATCTAATAATgcaggaatgttttttttcttaattaataTACTTTCAATTACTTACTATTTTTGTACACAAAAATGAATACAACACCAAGTGGTTTGTGTGTGGTAGGAGAGAAGCATAAGGAATCAAAAGTACTGAGTCAATAAGCCCACAACAGTTAACAAAAAATGCTACAGAAACTAAACACATGTTCAGCACACCCGTTATGATCTTTTAGAAGATACATTTCCCAACTATTATTCAAATAACGTCTATGCAGTtctgataaataataatatattccaGGTTATCATGAGTGTAGGCTGGCATTcagtgtaaaacaaaacaaaaaacaagttcTGGCCTCAAGGGTCTAATGGTTTAAACTGAATGCTACAGGATCATGTTACTCTCCATCTTTTTAACTACAAAACCTTAGGTTATGTGCTTTGAATATGAGTCCAGAATACCGTATTCCTCATTCATAGCACTTACCTGTGCAGTCTTGAGCAACATACACTGTAATTCCTTGTAACTCAGGGTCTCTTGATTCCTCAACAGCTTTTCTGTACACGAACAAAACAGTTATATTTTAGGTTAAATACTGCCTAGAGCTATAGCTATCTAGGACACAATAATCAAGTGAGCCATTGTAAAGCAATGGACTATCCAAGAAACAGGGTTTGAAAAGCACAACTTCAACCTGTCTCTTGAAAGGATAAACAAAAAAACTCATCCATAAGCAGCAGAATGGGGTAAATACATttcctgtcaaacaagaaaataaCAGAACTATTAAATTAAAACGAACAAGTGCTTTAGTACCTCTATAAAATTGTagttgtgttttttattttatatattgttggtattatattctttaaaaaaaacttggcaggcagaaggataATTTTCAAGGTTATATAACCTTCAAAGAAATGCCACCAATTAAACAGCTTTGATTTATTTCACTAacaaaaaaagacagaaaaaatatGAGTctgaatggaaaagaaggaacactTCCACAGTACACATTTCCACATTGAAAACACAGTGGTAACATATCACAAAACACAATGTGAATACATGGAATCTACTGCCAATGAAAGCCCAATGCATGTACTTTTGGCTAGAATAGATACATGCACAACTGAGTCCTGTTATGATAAACATGTGGGAATTCTATTATGGTACACAAGTGATGTCATATCGTAGGAAGTAGCCCTTAGCTCAGAAACTAAAGACACTACCCAATTATTTGCATGAAATTTTATCTCAGAGGCTGCTAACTTTTAACAAAAATCTGAATGAACAGTTTGACAAATCATCAACATCAACAATGTTTATAAAACTACATTTTTAactactgaaaaaaaaataagattATTCTTAGCTGGAAATGGACACTGAATATTTTGATGAATATATTCACTTCCATCTTTGTAAGAGGAATCTATGAATACTGCAGGAGGGACAGGGACAGACTATGAAAAGACAGTAAGGGTTAATCTATtcataaaaatatgaaaagcGAGCCTCCATATCCTGAAATCAACCTTCTGTTCTGAAATAAAAAGCAAAACTGTACAAAAATATTCACAAATGTTATATGATAATTTCAGTAATACTTTCAATTATTTATCACTAGATACATAAATAACCTTCACCCCTCAAACAGTATATTTTTCCCCTGAAGTCTCATTCAAGGTGAATATTCTTGCTATACAAGCACTACACAAATCCCGCATCTATATAAATGTATAATATTTACATCTGCACTTTGGCCTCTTATGCTTAGAAGGCTTAATGATTCAATTTATGACTATATTGGGACCCACCTAGAACATAAGACTGTAAAAATACAAAATCAATGGTGTCCAAAGAAATGGCATATAAAGACACACTGTACAGGGAAATCTGACtttgagtttctttttttttttaaatctagacTGAATGTCACAGACCCTTTACTTTTACTATGATGTAATTATAATATTAATAGTCCCATACACTTACACTTTCACAAGAATTTGATGTGTTCAAAGAAATGCTGAAAACATCAATTTTAAACTCTGACAGTTCATTACACTATCAGTACATTACAGCCCCCAGGTTACAGTATTAAAAAAGGTCTATAATGTTATGCATGTTTCAAGGTTAAAAGAGTTGTTAGTTTTTAGAACATTTCATTAGGTCTcgaatggatcttcacaccttcACTGCCAATAtcgaaaaattaaataaatttgagTACAACTCATACATCAGACCTTTACTGTTATcaccaacagaacaaaatttgaacctATGGCAccattaacaccaacaaagtttaattctgggtataagcctgggtgtgcatgcacacttcatgaAACCttcttgatcttaaaggtgccactggacttaaagtTTGTTGTATTgcagctacccacatgaatctattTTCTTGGCTCACCAATGACAATGGGTATACTAAGAATATAAGAAAAACCTTGATgaatcagaacagtggtccatctaatccaccATCTTGTCTTGCATTTTCATGcatactgaataatgcacttttagtCCCATTTCAATGCCCTTTAGCTATTGTTTGCAAGTTGAATTTGGCTTTTCACACAATAtaatccagttgcaaaatgcactgaaagtggattgaaattgcattattcaatgtgtgtgaAAGTACTatcacagtgaccaaccaggtcctctagagcaggggtagtcaacctgtggtcctccagatgttcgtggactacaattcccatgagcccctgccaggaaattctggcaagggcccatgggaactgtagtccatggacatctggaggaccacaggttgactacccctgctctagagagccagtAAAAAGCCATAGAGGCTGAAGCCCACCTGATGctgtctcctggcactggtattcagaggtgtggtgcctctaaatgtggaatCTGTCTATTCAAGTgtccttttaaagctatctaagcctgtggctatcactacatcctctggtgaTGGATTCCACATAGTAAGTAatcattgagtaaagaagtattttcttttgtacaTCCTAAATCTATTGCCCGtaaacttcattggatgcccttgagatcTATATTTtgagagaaaaagttctctctgtccactttctctacccatgaataattttataaacctctactaTATCATGCCcccttctaaactgaaaagttccagacctttcagtctttcctcacagggaagggaCTCCTTAACCATCATTGCTGCCCCATCCTATAAtttttccagctctgttattTTGAAATATAGTGAACAGAATGACACACATTATTTCAAATCAGGCTGCATAATCTATACATCTTTctatacaatatatataatacAGTATTATAATACTGTTTATTATTTTCAATACCCTTCCTAATACCCAACACAGAATTTGTCTTTTACATTACATTGGATTGATATTTTCCTTGAGCTACTCATTACAACCCCAAGGTCTCTTTTCCTCTCAGTTTCATCAAGTTCAGACTCCATTAGTGTATATTTAAAGTTGGGATAGGGGTTATTTACTATGAAATATTGAACCGATATCTTGTAATTAACAAAACTGGAAGACAGTCCTAAAATACCCTTCCTCTACCCATATTCCGATGAAATGGTGAGAGATTACTTTAGAGCTTTTTACCTTAAAAGATGTGCTACAACAGCTGGCCCATACCAATCTCCTGCTATTTTTCCAGATTTATTTCCATATTCTATAAGCCGATGCAAGCCAAAATTTGCAAGAGGAGAATCACCAAACCAAGAAATTATTTTTCGGTGGCAGTGTTCATCTTTTATTTCTCTGTTTTCCCAGACATCTTTTGGAACATTTTTATGATGGATTGACTGGTTCTTGCATTCTCTCTCCCCTGTAAATGATGCTTCAAGAGACGAAGTGAACTTTTTAACTGTATGGCTGGTCCACGATTCAGAATCTAAATTTTCAATGACTAATGCATCTGGCCAGGTCCAGTCTGTAATAACATTTAAACATATTATACATCTCTTTTTGCTCAAAGCTTTTTCTTATGATCAAAATTTCAACACAATAATATTTTGAAATAGTTCATTACTAGTACTAGTTAAtttgaagaaaataaaaagaagtaAAATTTTATCAGTTTCTCAGCTAACTACTACAGATCAGAAAGTTTGTCCTAGCAAGTGTACTAGATTGCCTAAATCAGAAATTGTGCATTCATGGTTTTATAGCAAAGCAGTTACAGTCCTATACATCCTTTTACAGGAAACAGAATATATGAATTATGCCAGTTAAGTGTTTTCAATCTTTTACCAAGTAATTTGGCAATTATCACCTACAGTAGTTAGAATTTAAATTGACATCTCCCCATAACTTGTGTGACTGAGGTACACTACTACTGCCACATTTTTAGAAGAATGCAGAAGAAACATCTACTGCTCAGTCTTGTGATTTTCCCGAAAGTCAGATCAATCTGAGCCACAGGCAAACTTGGGAACTTGCCTCTGCCAAGAAAGTGAACAATAAGTCCTTGTGCTAGAAGCATCTGGCCAGTCCTGAGGGTGCAACCCCAGCCACAGTCAGTTGTCAATGCTGAGCCCTTGATCTGAGGAAACTCTTCTCTGTATGTCAGCCATATTCTAGAAATAAAGTCTTTGCGGAACTCCTCAACATTTCTAGATGTAATTTCATCATTAATATCGCAATTTGATCCATTTGGAGACATTTCATTTGGCTCTACAACGAAGCATAATAAACATTTCAGCTAACGGAAAAAAACAATACTTTGTGtcaataatgattttaaaaacagaGAAATCTGACATTTCATGAACCAAATATTATCTTGGGTCCAGACTAAATGGCCAATTTCCATTGATTCCCTCTTTATACTGCAGATCCCCTTCCTGTCATTCCCTCAGGGTTCCATATCTTCCAGGAGAAGCATTTTGTGGAGAGTGGTGGGCTGGGGAAGGCAGGAATGTTCCATCGTACTGAGGAAAAATTTAGTCCAGGTCCAACTCACTATCTGAAGAGAGAATGCACAGGTACTTGCAATATGGAAACAAGACAAAGTTAGCAGCTGTtggttgaaaaatcagcattttcaGTAATGTAATTTAAGTGGCATAAATTAACACACTGACATTTTGTATAAAATCCTCCTTGTAGAAACTAAACTTCTAATGAGCTGGAACAGCCACTcctttgaatctatcctttggaTACTATTTTCGGAAAAAAACAGAATGTAGGTATTATTTCTCTCCTCCGAGTGCAACACATATTAGAAACTATGATCCTGAATGCGCCTTCCCACATTTGTTTTGCGATACAAGGACATTAACCCAGGAGGCATCTATATCCTATATCCTACTTGCTTCCTGTGTGGAAACGGATTTGACACGTTTAATAAAACCATGATCCACGACAATATGCCAGGCTGTTGTAAGAAATATTAGATGTACCTATGTCTCCCATATTGCCCAACCTGCCCCTTGCCAACCCTTCCCCCATGCTTGTCAAGTTCCTTGATTGAGAAGTTGGGCTACCTGGTGAAAACAGAAGACATGAACAGGCTTCCCATTCCCTAACATGACTTGGTGCTGTGCCTATGACAGTGGGAAAAACTGGACTGTTATGCCAAGAGAGTACTGCGTTCTAAGTGGAAAAGAGTTGGTCTGGTATACTAAATGCATCCAAACAAAGCAAGGCCAAATTGGGCTTAGAACAAATTACATACTTGTACCACTTACCATCAGTCTTGAAATGGTAACATTTTCCCAGCAAAAAGACAGGAGAATTTCTGCTAAAGTAAGTTTTTGTTTTCAACACCCAGCCtaagaaagggaggaaagccaACCATCAACTGGAGATCTTTCAGAAATCTGGCAGATGCATGACAGTACATCTGCACTGGCAATAATCGTGTGTGATTAACCATGGTTAGCAAACAGTCTTCTGCCATTCAGAGCTATATACAAATGGATTTCAATGGCAAAGTTATGTTGTTTCATTTATTTCTAATTAAGCAATGCTATTTCGTATTCCACTTACTGTATTTCATATTGTGCCATGCAGACataaattttgattttattttctctACTTcatctgtccccgtggcctccaTATTCACATGCAAGAGGAACAGCCATCACTGTCTTGGAAGACACTAGTTTCTGTTACTGCAAAGTAAAGGAATGAGGGCATCCATGAGCACACAGGGCATACCCAAGCATCCTTGTGTTATTAGGCAGTTAAACCTACTGTGACCAGGAAGAGCAATAAAATCCCAGAATCCTCCACTTGCAGACAAAAACACAATTGTACGTTCTATGAATAAGTAATAAAAACATTTGATTCCAAACACACAACAGTAAAATTACCATGCAAAGCTAAATAAAACATAATGTCCTCCAACTGCTCTATATTCCACAGAAACTCTCTTGCGTACATTGACTATATTGATGTACATCTGAGAATACCTAAACACTAATTGGAAAGtagagaaaaatatttaaattgctGTAAAAGGGACAGTTTTATATTAAGTCTACTCTGTTCAGAAACAGGACTCAAGGCTCATAAATATTAAAGCTCTATTTAAGAGTGTTGGGTTCTCTCCCAATCCAAAATGTATTAAGTGGAAGAATCTGTGATGCATACAGAAGAGGTATATGCTttaaggagaaaaataaaatcatTACTGAGTCTTTTGTTGGGTTATTCTTACCCTACAGTTACTTGTGGTTAATACCTACTCAAAGACCTACTAGAAAATGCTGCCTTACAATATCATTTATTGCTTCAAAAGAATACATTGCATTGTTTCCAATTATCATCTGAAGAACTTTAGTATTGGCCGGATTTTGTACTTCTGGAAATGTTTTGCAGGAGGAATACAGCAAACACTGTGAACGAGAGTCTCTCTATAGGGTCTTTGTAATTCTGTTAAGAAATATAAACTCAACCAACACCTATTAGGTAAATTATGCTGCACAAAAAGAAGTAGCAGTTTCAGAACCCTTATTATACTGTACTGTGTATTTGTGCATCTCCAGAAAGTAACAGTGGGAGAAAGGGAGGTGAGCAACACCCACAATTAGATTTAATGCCTGGGTTGGTCTGGGCCAAGGGCAGACAATCAGGTTCTATAGGTTGGATTTCCATCACTATTCTCCTAAAATCTGCCAAGAACTCTCTGAGAAATTGTACAAATGAAAGTTCTCCTTGGCTATTTTCAGGAGTAAAAGGAGCCTAAGTACTGATGAATATTTGAGGTTACAGGTTAGGTGAATCTCAAAGATTGTGGTTTCCATTTCATAAGGAATGACATCTTGCAAACCTGAATTTCTTTTTAGTTCTATGCACCTTACTGCAGGAATTTCTCATCATTTATCTTACGAGACAATGTGGCAATGCTATATTAGAGCTCAGCAATCAGCTCTAATTGCTGAGCTCTAATGGTAAGAATTAGCGGTAAGAATTAGCAACATCTATATTAGTTTCCTGGGTTCCTTCTGTTAGCTTAGCGCCAAACTTTTCAAAATGAGGAGAGTTTAATGACACTGTTATTATACGTATATAACACCACTTCGGGAACAACAGACACTAGTCATAGAAAAATGTCAGGTTACAGGCCTAACTGATAACGATTTTTCAAAAACAATGTCAACATAGTTCTAAATTACATTGCTTTGTCTATGAGCTTGCAAGCAAACAATGCATTAATCTCTCTATAATCAGGCAGCTTGTTTTTACTGAGGGAAGTGTCCAATCTACATTTAATTGTAATAGTGGGTGTGTCATATACTATGAAAAAAGTGCCATGTTGCATTTTTTTAACCAGTATGTCTGCTTGTGTATACCTATGTATCAAATGGCATGAGATTAAGTGTaatagtgtgtgtggggagggcttTTTTCCAAACTGAACTTtataaaaacatttgttttagAAGTACAGGCATTGAATCAGAGTGCATTCTTGTGGTTCAATAAAGATATACCAACTTTAAATGAGAAAAAGTGACTGGAAGGGATACATAAACTGAGGCAATACTTCTATTGCTTAGGCTACAATTAGAGTAAGTTCTAGCAAATTTGCTTATTTCCAAGAAAATAGGACTAACTCATAGAATCGTATTTGGAagagaccaaccccctgcagaatgcaggaaattcacaactacctgcccacccgaggtgacctcaatttcatacccagatgatgccccactcctagaatccctggacagtctggtctggaagaaatctGCTTCCCAAtcccacagtcccttctgcccacctactcataatttgcctaaattcacagaatcagcatttctgtcagatggctatctagcctgtgtttaaaaacttccaaggaaagagaaaccgccacaacatgaggaagtctgtttcactGAGTAGCTAgctctgacaggaacttcttccgggtgtttagccgaaaattcttttgaattcatttcaacccattggttctagtttgaccctctggggcagccaaaaagaactctgctccattctcaatatgacagcccttcaagtacttgaagatggctatcatatcatttattagtagtcttctctccaggctaaacagaccaagctccctcaacctttcatcAACTATTTTAGTACTGTGTTTCTTCTCTCCAGAAAGATGTTCACCATGCTCTGCCTTGGTTTCATAACACTCTCATTATAACTTTCTAACTCCTCAGTACATGAATTATCCTTTTATCTTAAAAATATGCCAGACCCAACTTTTGATCTGCTATAACATCACTATTCCTATTATTAATTCTAACTGACTCCATTCCTTCTTTCGAGAGGCAGTGCACTTTGTCACTCTAAACTAGGTAGATATTTAGTTCACCAGTTTGTAATAACTTCAGTCACTGCCATTTGGATCAAACCTTTAACATATCTTGCCTGTTTAAGCTTCTACCCACAGAACACATATAATGAAAGCAGTTTCATTTGCTGGCTTTTCTAATGTGGCCAGCAAGAGAAAAGAATGTTGATGAATAGATGTTTTCTTTAGGGAATTGAAAGATTAAGTGAAAAGGGGGACAATGTAAATGAATGGGTAAGACTGGAAAGCCCCAAAACCATAGAAACAGAGTAGATTTAATGCTGCcacatccacccatccatccatataTAATTCAAAGTACTGGTACTGGTAAAGAGAGCTTGGTGGATAGAGAATGCTGGCTTAATGTGGGAGTCTGTGCTTAGTGCTGTAGTCACTTCTGCATTATGAGGCTATGTTTATGAAACAGACATATTTCTTTACAGTAGAATGGAACTGAGCAATCTAGATTTGTTTGGAAGAACAAAGTCCTTTAGAAAGCAATCTTCAGCcaatctactcagaatcctactctcAACTATTTTCTGGGGCTTAGAAATTGTTTTTCGGATTGCGCAGGTAATACCACACTGATTTGACCTGAGCCTACAGAACAGAACAGGTAGTGAAATGAAAGGAGACTCACAGTATTTAGCAACATACAAAAACGACAGTCAGAGTCAAGGCATCTTTTTACAGAGTTTGATGTCATTTGGAATGGTACAGAAGAAAAACTCACTGTGAATGACCAAATTTAATGAATTTACAAAGGTGCAGATTGAGATGACTTGCCTGGATTATAGCATTGGCGGATGCTGGGCAAGAACTGTCATCTTTCACCAGCCAGATTGAAGAGTTTACAAAATCCACTTTGCTTTCCAGGGAGACAAGACTGTTTTTGCTAGTGAAGTCACATTTTGAataatcagttttttaaaaaaaaatcctgaaatgtTTGGATGTTCCAGTGGCTTTACTATAATCTGTTATTCCCAGGGGAAAACTGGAAAGGAAAGAGGGTCACACCCTCTCTCTGGCCTGCCGCTAAAGGAGGGGTGGTGAGGACATGGAAGGAAGTGGGGGCAGCCCCTAAGCAGGGAGGGCCATCATGCAACCCATCAGGGCCTTAATGGACTGCCTGCCTCCgcttatctgtttttttttatttacatgaATCTTTCCCCAGTTATTCTGATAATAATTTGTTTTGCAAATTAGCTGACCTGTAGGAAGGGAAAGTGTTCGCTTCTTTCCAACAACCTTGTTCTCTAATCCCCTCCCCCCTATAAAAACCCATCCTCCCTTACGAGTGAAACTGTATTTTTACTGGAACGGTTCTCCTGTAAAAATTACAACCCATGGAAAGGGCCATACGAAGCAGTTCTTCCATTATCCGCTCACTAAAAACAGACTCCCCAAAACCAAGACTCCTGATTAGAAACAAATGTGGTACTTCctacaccaaaacaaaacaaaaccccctaGGAATCTGGACTCGACAACGCGCCCCCTCCTGGAATTCGCACTCACCCGGGACATCGGAACcaccattgggggaggggaagcaagccCTCTTAGCCTCTATTCTCTCATTTCGCTAACGATTCATTTGGCCTCCATTGGTTGCCGTAATCCTCCATGGACACCGCTTCCGGCCCAGGAGAGGAAGCGAAAGCTGCCTACGCGTACGACACTACTAACGGCCGAGGGAATACAAAATTgcgacttcccccctcccccaatccctgaCTGCctggggactacaagtcccagaataCGGTTCCAAAACGCTATCGGCACAGTTGATTGTGGGTATGtgcattctgggaaatgtagtccttaAAGTGTATTGAAGTGGATTTATGTCAGCGAATGAAAATCGTATTTCTCTGTTTACACATACCTCAAGGTGAAACAGCTGGAGCCTGCCGTTCCGCATTGTAAAGCAAAATTAACATTCCTCAGAACGCCCTGTCGTTAAGAGCCTTGCtcagggccgtggcttccttgattgagtcaatccatacCCCCAGAGTATTAATTTACTGGCCTCCGTTGTCACTATTATAAAATGCCACACAAAATattacttttgtattttattgtattacagAATCTTgatattttcatatatatattttataatgctGACGTTCACTATGCTACTTAGCCAGGACAAAAAGAAAAGTAAACTAAAGGGACATGGTAAATGCTGGAATGCGCATTAAGCAAACAATACTGCCATAGAAAAAGTGAGATGTATTACAGACACTCAAgaataatattttagaaatgaaaactgGAGCTCTCATACTTTTATTAACTCTTTCCAGGCCAAATACCCCTGGAACAGGCTGGAATGAACATTAAATAAACAATAGTGCCTAATAAAACACTGGGATGCATTACTGACGCTCAAGAGCAACATTTTGGAAACAAGAATGTGGAACTCTCATGTTTTAATTGACTCTTTAACATGAAATTAAAGTTCCACATCAGCACAGAAGATAAAAAATAAGACTAAGactgatggtgcaaaatcaggtaaaattttattttattagttacATTTCCAAATATTTCCTACACCTTTTGCCAACAGGGTTTATCAGGAGaatctgtaatatatatatatatatataataacaacACTGTGATCGTAAAACATGTGAGTTCGTAGGAACAACATCAGGCAACTGGGCAAATGAACAACTCTTTATTGatgatctcagcagtgagtacatgttCTTGCAGGAGACAAcaagactgacccccccccccccaccctccgagAAAACTCCAATTTATATACATACTATAGAAGACAAAAGAATCTCCCACGGCTGAGCCCAGTTACGCTTGATTGATTTAAAGAGATTGGCTTATGTAGCACTTCGGCTGGTTTCGCATCCATTTGGATTCtgctttggacctcaagctcggtccttggcaAATCCTCATACACAACAGAGATTACATAAGTATACTTAATATTATATAttacataaaaattaaaatccaagT
The nucleotide sequence above comes from Paroedura picta isolate Pp20150507F chromosome 4, Ppicta_v3.0, whole genome shotgun sequence. Encoded proteins:
- the ATG4C gene encoding cysteine protease ATG4C isoform X1, giving the protein MEATGTDEVEKIKSKFMSAWHNMKYSWVLKTKTYFSRNSPVFLLGKCYHFKTDEPNEMSPNGSNCDINDEITSRNVEEFRKDFISRIWLTYREEFPQIKGSALTTDCGWGCTLRTGQMLLAQGLIVHFLGRDWTWPDALVIENLDSESWTSHTVKKFTSSLEASFTGERECKNQSIHHKNVPKDVWENREIKDEHCHRKIISWFGDSPLANFGLHRLIEYGNKSGKIAGDWYGPAVVAHLLRKAVEESRDPELQGITVYVAQDCTVYKSDVIDKQCSFTDSQKTDTKAVIILIPVRLGGERTNMEYLEFVKGILSLEYCIGIIGGKPKQSYYFVGFQDDSLIYMDPHYCQSFVDVSIKDFPLESFHCPSPKKMSFKKMDPSCTIGLYCQNVQDFERASVEITKILKSSSKEKYPLFTFVNGHSRDYDFAMSPIREERTLFSEDGNKKLKHFSAEDFVLL
- the ATG4C gene encoding cysteine protease ATG4C isoform X2, which translates into the protein MEATGTDEVEKIKSKFMSAWHNMKYKPNEMSPNGSNCDINDEITSRNVEEFRKDFISRIWLTYREEFPQIKGSALTTDCGWGCTLRTGQMLLAQGLIVHFLGRDWTWPDALVIENLDSESWTSHTVKKFTSSLEASFTGERECKNQSIHHKNVPKDVWENREIKDEHCHRKIISWFGDSPLANFGLHRLIEYGNKSGKIAGDWYGPAVVAHLLRKAVEESRDPELQGITVYVAQDCTVYKSDVIDKQCSFTDSQKTDTKAVIILIPVRLGGERTNMEYLEFVKGILSLEYCIGIIGGKPKQSYYFVGFQDDSLIYMDPHYCQSFVDVSIKDFPLESFHCPSPKKMSFKKMDPSCTIGLYCQNVQDFERASVEITKILKSSSKEKYPLFTFVNGHSRDYDFAMSPIREERTLFSEDGNKKLKHFSAEDFVLL
- the ATG4C gene encoding cysteine protease ATG4C isoform X3; amino-acid sequence: MEATGTDEVEKIKSKFMSAWHNMKYSWVLKTKTYFSRNSPVFLLGKCYHFKTDEPNEMSPNGSNCDINDEITSRNVEEFRKDFISRIWLTYREEFPQIKGSALTTDCGWGCTLRTGQMLLAQGLIVHFLGRDWTWPDALVIENLDSESWTSHTVKKFTSSLEASFTGERECKNQSIHHKNVPKDVWENREIKDEHCHRKIISWFGDSPLANFGLHRLIEYGNKSGKIAGDWYGPAVVAHLLRKAVEESRDPELQGITVYVAQDCTDDSLIYMDPHYCQSFVDVSIKDFPLESFHCPSPKKMSFKKMDPSCTIGLYCQNVQDFERASVEITKILKSSSKEKYPLFTFVNGHSRDYDFAMSPIREERTLFSEDGNKKLKHFSAEDFVLL